A stretch of the Synechocystis sp. PCC 7338 genome encodes the following:
- a CDS encoding molybdopterin molybdotransferase MoeA, with amino-acid sequence MISVAAAVEIIQAHWPNFGDTVMDVDDSYGAVLAESIEADRDYPPGDRVMMDGIALAWSEYNQGRRQFKLLGTVAAGDRQCSLPDQTGCLEVMTGALLPQNCDLVIPYEEVAIADYQVEIIDPRSRKPGEFIHSKASDCRSGTVILESASKLNGPAWSIITSFGKTKVKVKQTPRIQIISTGDELVEVTQKPEAHQLRRSNLYGLQVSLQSRGFQNLNLNHLADNQEVIISHYQRAKLEYDILIYSGGISKGKFDYLPKVWSELGVTKYIHGVAQKPGKPMYFGVDHQAKTVIIGLPGNPISSLVCLHRYFLDNPPIYAQLTRDFTFKKDLTYFLPVKRSYTPQAVITAEPLPVKNSGEFIALANSDGFLELPQHQAYFQAGECFPFYAW; translated from the coding sequence ATGATTTCCGTTGCTGCCGCTGTTGAAATTATCCAAGCCCATTGGCCGAATTTTGGTGACACTGTCATGGATGTTGATGATAGCTATGGCGCTGTTCTCGCGGAATCCATTGAGGCCGACCGGGATTATCCCCCTGGCGATCGGGTAATGATGGATGGTATTGCTTTAGCTTGGTCAGAGTATAACCAGGGCCGTCGTCAGTTCAAGCTTTTAGGGACGGTGGCGGCGGGCGATCGCCAATGTAGTTTGCCAGACCAGACCGGTTGCTTAGAGGTGATGACGGGGGCCCTACTACCCCAGAATTGTGATTTGGTTATTCCCTACGAAGAAGTGGCGATCGCCGATTATCAGGTAGAAATCATTGATCCTCGGTCAAGAAAACCAGGGGAATTTATTCACTCAAAAGCTAGTGATTGCCGATCAGGAACAGTTATTTTAGAATCTGCCTCAAAGTTAAACGGCCCTGCTTGGAGCATCATCACTTCCTTTGGGAAAACTAAAGTCAAAGTTAAGCAAACGCCCCGCATCCAAATTATTTCCACCGGGGATGAATTGGTGGAAGTTACTCAAAAACCAGAAGCTCATCAGCTACGTCGTTCTAATCTTTATGGACTCCAAGTATCCCTACAAAGTCGAGGGTTTCAGAATCTAAACTTGAATCACTTAGCTGATAATCAAGAGGTAATTATTAGCCATTATCAACGGGCTAAACTGGAGTACGACATTCTAATTTATTCCGGTGGCATTTCTAAAGGTAAATTTGACTATTTACCAAAGGTCTGGTCTGAGCTAGGCGTAACTAAATATATCCATGGCGTGGCCCAAAAGCCCGGTAAGCCGATGTATTTTGGTGTTGATCATCAGGCTAAAACTGTTATTATTGGTCTGCCTGGAAATCCTATTTCTAGCCTTGTTTGTTTACATCGCTACTTTTTGGATAATCCTCCAATCTACGCCCAGTTAACTAGGGATTTTACTTTTAAAAAAGATTTGACCTATTTTTTACCTGTTAAGCGAAGTTATACTCCCCAGGCGGTGATTACAGCTGAGCCGCTGCCCGTCAAAAACTCCGGGGAATTTATTGCCCTAGCTAACAGTGATGGCTTTTTGGAACTACCTCAGCACCAAGCATATTTTCAGGCTGGAGAATGTTTTCCTTTTTATGCCTGGTAG
- the cynS gene encoding cyanase: MSSTEISAITTKLLEAKKAKGVTFANLEQLLGRDEVWIAAVIYRQASASVDEAKKLLQCLGLNDDLVPELTAPSVKGLGPVVPTDPLIYRFYEIMQVYGMPMKEVIHEKFGDGIMSAIDFTLDVEKELDPKGDRVKVTMNGKFLPYKKW, encoded by the coding sequence ATGTCGAGCACTGAAATTTCTGCTATCACGACAAAACTTCTGGAAGCAAAAAAAGCCAAGGGAGTTACCTTTGCCAATTTAGAGCAATTGCTCGGACGGGATGAGGTCTGGATTGCTGCTGTGATTTATCGACAGGCCAGTGCTTCCGTTGATGAGGCCAAGAAACTCCTTCAATGCCTGGGTTTAAATGATGATCTTGTGCCAGAACTTACTGCTCCTTCGGTTAAGGGGCTGGGGCCAGTTGTGCCCACGGATCCTCTCATTTATCGCTTTTATGAGATTATGCAGGTCTATGGCATGCCCATGAAGGAGGTGATCCATGAAAAGTTTGGGGATGGTATCATGAGTGCCATTGACTTTACCCTAGATGTTGAGAAAGAATTAGATCCCAAGGGCGATCGGGTTAAGGTGACGATGAATGGTAAGTTCCTACCCTACAAGAAATGGTAA
- a CDS encoding ferredoxin--nitrite reductase, which translates to MANKFETVKATKDGLAVRAELEHFAQIGWENIPEEDRDLRLKWLGIFFRPVTPGEFMLRFRIPHGLLTSQQLQVIGDIIDRYGDRGNGDITTRQNLQIRGIKIEDIPDIFSKLESCGLTSVQSGMDNVRNITGSPVAGLEKDELIDTRDLVQRVQDMITNSGQGNPEFTNLPRKFNIAIEGSRDNSVHAEINDVAFVPAYREGILGFNVVVGGFFSSRRCEAAIPLDAWVQPDQQVVDLCRSILEVYRDHGLRANRQKSRLMWLIDEWGVTKFREEVAAKLPFPLLTAAPKDELDWDKRDHLGVHPQKQAGLNYVGLHVPVGRLYANDFFELSRLADSYGNGEVRLTVEQNLILVNVPDDKLEALLAEPLLTKFKVDPHNLQRSVVSCTGAQFCKFALIETKNRALAMVEALEKELTVPSPVRIHWTGCPNSCGQPQVADIGLMGTKVRKDGKTVDGADVYLGGKVGKDAHLGICVHKSIPCDELQPLLAQILIEQFGAVRR; encoded by the coding sequence GTGGCTAATAAATTTGAGACCGTTAAGGCAACCAAAGATGGTTTGGCTGTCCGGGCTGAGTTGGAGCATTTTGCCCAGATTGGTTGGGAAAACATCCCCGAAGAGGACCGGGATCTACGCTTGAAGTGGTTAGGCATTTTTTTTCGCCCTGTCACCCCCGGGGAGTTCATGCTCCGTTTTCGTATTCCCCACGGCCTGCTCACCAGTCAGCAGTTGCAGGTCATTGGCGACATTATTGACCGCTACGGCGATCGGGGCAATGGGGACATCACCACCAGGCAAAACTTGCAAATTCGGGGCATCAAAATCGAAGATATTCCCGATATTTTTAGCAAGCTAGAAAGCTGTGGCCTGACCTCCGTCCAGTCCGGTATGGATAATGTGCGTAACATTACCGGTTCCCCGGTGGCAGGGTTGGAAAAGGATGAATTGATTGATACCAGAGACCTGGTGCAACGGGTACAGGACATGATCACCAATAGTGGTCAGGGTAATCCCGAATTTACCAACTTGCCCAGGAAGTTTAACATTGCCATTGAAGGGAGTCGGGACAATTCTGTCCACGCAGAAATTAACGACGTGGCCTTTGTGCCGGCCTATCGGGAAGGAATTTTAGGTTTTAACGTAGTGGTGGGGGGCTTTTTCTCCTCCCGTCGTTGTGAGGCGGCTATTCCCTTGGATGCTTGGGTGCAACCGGATCAGCAGGTGGTGGATTTGTGCCGCTCTATTCTGGAAGTCTATCGGGATCATGGCCTGCGGGCTAACCGCCAAAAGTCCCGCCTAATGTGGCTAATTGATGAGTGGGGGGTGACCAAATTTCGGGAGGAAGTGGCCGCCAAGTTACCTTTTCCTTTGTTGACAGCGGCTCCCAAGGATGAGTTGGACTGGGATAAGCGGGATCATTTGGGAGTTCATCCCCAGAAACAGGCGGGTTTGAATTATGTGGGTCTCCATGTGCCGGTGGGCCGTCTCTATGCCAATGACTTTTTTGAACTCTCCCGTTTGGCAGATAGCTATGGCAATGGGGAAGTGCGACTGACCGTGGAACAAAATTTAATTTTGGTCAATGTCCCCGATGATAAGTTGGAAGCTCTGTTGGCAGAACCCCTGTTAACTAAGTTCAAGGTTGATCCCCATAATCTACAACGGTCGGTAGTTTCCTGTACGGGGGCACAATTTTGCAAGTTTGCTCTGATTGAAACAAAAAATCGAGCTTTGGCCATGGTAGAGGCGTTAGAAAAGGAACTTACTGTGCCGAGTCCAGTGCGAATCCATTGGACTGGATGTCCCAATTCCTGTGGCCAACCCCAGGTGGCGGACATTGGCTTGATGGGCACAAAGGTGCGTAAAGATGGCAAAACGGTGGATGGGGCGGACGTTTATCTAGGGGGGAAAGTGGGTAAAGATGCCCATTTGGGGATCTGTGTTCATAAGAGCATTCCCTGTGATGAGCTTCAGCCTTTGCTGGCCCAGATTTTAATTGAACAATTTGGCGCAGTGCGGCGTTGA
- a CDS encoding HD family phosphohydrolase produces the protein MKAIFALRQAVVSQLKKSTSPSPPSPRTTVPPSQDETIWQKIHRSKFVRIAHPPVMLGITVVSLTGVVGYRFYNQPQLSVGTESPYTIYAPEDGSFVDERTTEEKRKEVRAGTIPRLQRDNELTAQLKQQRSQYLDAINQLRYLAGTFPYIDTNIFTLEQQHLLRSLGPREWQQLENYLNNGQPLPMASPQLAKLQQLFDQQKATTSPETMAGLLTSIRGAQDRYSRVTARLAEVKADRQITNNQIGALKLDAPTWQTTQQTIIQVHDRILTQGLPAGITAPLLGETVQLHLRNILPPQAHQVAEGSLNNLLRDKYNLTVDKEATKNLAEKAVLAMETVKVSAEKNSVIVRAGEAISQEQFVLLDGYGLSQRQINWQGLLLTAGLVGGALIIFCGVSRRIHRPLRRRDHILLCLLSISTPVLFLLDPIYNNLPAISLLASSFYGPTLAITQVVLVGGLSAFAMESIVWEYLLGSGAAALLAGMIASKLRSRDELALLGVGVGATQGIVYLFTYLIINASAVTIIWYTALPSAIVYGLLGLAWSAMAIGVSPYLERLFDVVTPTRLVELSNPNCPLLQRLAKEAPGTFQHTLFVACLAESAARELRCNVELVRTGTLYHDIGKMHDPLGFIENQMGGPNKHDEINDPYISVDIIKKHVSEGLVMARRYGLPQVVRDFIPEHQGQMLISYFYIQAKEAAEKAGELPINEEEFRYPGPIPQSRETGIVMLADSCEAALRSLREANPETAMAMVNRIFKARWRDNQLQDSGLKYEELPIIADVFVRVWQQFHHQRIAYPKAALDVQVTSPSTTRF, from the coding sequence ATGAAAGCAATCTTTGCCCTCCGCCAAGCAGTGGTTTCCCAACTAAAAAAGTCCACTTCGCCCAGCCCCCCCTCCCCCAGGACAACGGTGCCCCCGTCCCAGGACGAAACCATTTGGCAAAAAATCCATCGCTCTAAGTTTGTCCGCATTGCCCACCCACCAGTCATGTTGGGGATTACCGTGGTTTCCCTCACAGGGGTAGTGGGTTACCGTTTTTATAACCAACCCCAGCTCAGTGTTGGTACCGAATCTCCCTACACCATCTACGCGCCGGAAGATGGCAGTTTTGTGGACGAAAGAACCACAGAAGAAAAGCGGAAAGAAGTGCGGGCTGGAACTATCCCCCGCTTACAACGGGACAATGAGCTAACCGCCCAACTGAAGCAGCAAAGAAGCCAATATCTAGATGCCATCAATCAGCTCCGTTATCTGGCCGGCACTTTTCCCTACATAGACACCAATATTTTTACCCTGGAGCAGCAACATTTACTCCGCAGTCTGGGGCCAAGGGAATGGCAGCAGTTAGAAAATTATCTTAACAATGGCCAGCCTCTGCCCATGGCGTCTCCCCAGTTGGCCAAACTGCAACAGTTATTTGACCAACAAAAAGCCACCACTTCCCCCGAGACCATGGCCGGTTTGCTCACCAGCATCAGAGGAGCCCAAGATAGATACAGTCGGGTGACAGCCCGTTTAGCGGAGGTTAAAGCCGATCGCCAGATTACAAATAACCAAATAGGGGCGTTGAAGTTAGACGCCCCCACCTGGCAAACTACCCAACAGACTATTATCCAAGTCCATGACCGAATTCTTACCCAAGGGCTTCCGGCGGGTATCACAGCCCCTCTGTTGGGGGAAACGGTACAACTCCATTTGCGCAACATTTTGCCCCCCCAAGCCCACCAAGTAGCGGAAGGCAGCTTAAATAATTTACTCAGGGATAAATATAATCTCACCGTTGACAAGGAAGCCACCAAAAACCTAGCAGAAAAAGCCGTATTGGCCATGGAAACTGTCAAGGTATCCGCCGAGAAAAACAGTGTAATTGTGCGGGCTGGGGAAGCCATTAGCCAGGAGCAATTTGTTTTGCTGGATGGCTACGGTCTGAGTCAACGACAGATCAATTGGCAAGGCCTATTGCTGACAGCGGGGTTAGTGGGGGGAGCCTTAATCATTTTTTGTGGGGTGAGTCGGCGCATCCATCGGCCCCTACGACGGCGGGATCACATTCTTCTTTGTCTGCTCAGCATTAGCACACCAGTTTTATTTTTACTGGATCCGATTTACAACAACCTACCGGCCATTAGTTTACTCGCTAGCAGCTTTTACGGCCCTACCTTAGCCATCACCCAAGTGGTATTAGTGGGGGGATTGTCCGCCTTTGCGATGGAATCGATTGTTTGGGAATATTTGCTGGGCAGCGGAGCGGCCGCTTTGCTAGCGGGGATGATTGCCAGCAAGCTTCGTTCTCGGGATGAGTTGGCCCTGTTGGGGGTGGGGGTAGGTGCCACCCAGGGCATAGTTTATTTATTCACATATTTAATCATTAACGCTTCAGCAGTCACCATTATTTGGTACACGGCCCTGCCCAGTGCTATTGTCTACGGCCTGCTTGGTTTGGCCTGGAGCGCCATGGCGATCGGCGTTTCCCCTTACCTAGAAAGATTGTTCGACGTAGTGACCCCCACAAGACTGGTGGAATTGAGCAATCCCAACTGCCCCCTACTGCAAAGGTTGGCCAAGGAGGCCCCCGGTACTTTCCAACACACCCTATTTGTGGCTTGTTTAGCGGAATCGGCAGCGAGGGAATTGCGCTGTAATGTGGAGCTGGTCAGAACCGGAACTTTGTACCATGACATCGGTAAAATGCACGACCCCCTGGGATTTATCGAAAATCAAATGGGGGGTCCCAATAAACATGATGAAATCAATGATCCCTACATCAGTGTGGACATTATCAAAAAACATGTTTCCGAAGGCTTAGTTATGGCCCGCCGCTACGGTTTACCCCAGGTGGTGCGGGACTTTATTCCGGAACATCAGGGACAAATGTTGATTTCTTATTTTTATATTCAAGCCAAAGAAGCGGCGGAAAAGGCCGGTGAACTGCCAATCAATGAGGAAGAATTTCGCTATCCGGGGCCCATTCCCCAGTCGAGGGAAACGGGCATTGTCATGCTGGCGGACAGTTGTGAGGCGGCATTGCGTTCCCTCAGGGAAGCTAATCCAGAAACCGCTATGGCTATGGTTAACCGTATTTTTAAGGCCCGCTGGCGGGATAACCAACTGCAGGATAGCGGCTTGAAATACGAAGAATTGCCTATTATTGCCGACGTGTTTGTGCGGGTGTGGCAACAGTTCCACCACCAAAGGATTGCCTATCCCAAGGCAGCGTTGGATGTACAGGTAACTAGCCCTTCCACCACCAGATTTTGA
- a CDS encoding bifunctional 4-hydroxy-2-oxoglutarate aldolase/2-dehydro-3-deoxy-phosphogluconate aldolase, with protein MSALRSPWLKMLRQYRAIAVIRTDSLNLSVQLAKVAIEAGMGLVEITWNSDRPGDTIAHLRHQFPHCAIGTGTVLRQEDLLQAIASGAQFCFTPHSEPELITSAVAHGIPIIPGAFSPTEIVQAWQRGATAVKVFPIKTLGGVDYIQALQGPLGQIPLIPTGGVTLENAQAFLACGAIAVGLSGQLFPPHLVKTKAWTEIGDRIRTLLEQIQTARV; from the coding sequence ATCTCTGCTCTGCGATCGCCATGGTTGAAAATGTTGCGACAGTACCGGGCGATCGCCGTTATTCGTACCGATTCCCTCAACCTAAGTGTGCAATTGGCCAAGGTGGCCATCGAAGCGGGTATGGGGTTAGTGGAAATTACCTGGAACAGTGACCGACCAGGGGACACCATTGCCCATCTGCGCCATCAATTTCCCCATTGTGCCATTGGTACGGGTACGGTGCTCCGTCAGGAAGATTTGCTCCAAGCCATTGCCAGTGGGGCCCAATTCTGTTTTACCCCCCACAGTGAGCCGGAGTTAATTACCAGCGCCGTTGCCCATGGCATACCGATTATTCCCGGTGCTTTTTCCCCCACAGAGATTGTCCAAGCCTGGCAGAGGGGCGCCACCGCCGTCAAAGTTTTCCCCATTAAAACCTTGGGGGGAGTGGACTACATTCAAGCTCTCCAGGGGCCCCTCGGCCAAATCCCCCTCATTCCCACTGGAGGGGTAACCTTGGAAAATGCTCAAGCTTTCCTGGCCTGCGGGGCGATCGCTGTGGGTCTATCCGGCCAGCTATTCCCTCCCCATTTAGTAAAAACCAAAGCCTGGACAGAAATTGGCGATCGGATCCGCACCTTGCTGGAGCAAATCCAGACCGCAAGGGTTTAA
- a CDS encoding ammonium transporter: MSNSILSKLNVGERSPVNRTHSSRAGAEESSLFRFVRRKINSPWLACIPLTALIVVLWNAAAIAQDVQILDITVVNENVATLQGYLNTIWILIAAILVIFMNAGFGMLETGLCRQKNAVNILTKNLIVFALATLAYWALGFSFMFGSTENSFIGFGGFFLSGDHSNYGLDPFPGGLPVTVFFLFQVAFSATAATIVSGAVAERIKFNEFLIFSVLLVGVAYPITGHWTWGGGWLSSISIMGAEGFSDFAGSTVVHSVGGWAALVGAWMLGPRLGKFVDGRPGAIPGHNMGFAMLGCLILWIGWFGFNPGSELAANENCAYIAVTTNLAASAGGVTATFTSWIKDGKPDLTMVINGVLAGLVGITAGCAGVSFWGAVIIGGIAGILVVYSVAFFDKIKIDDPVGAISVHLVNGMWGTLAVGFFAKEGGLLYGGGIGQLIIQIIGIAATGAFTVIFSFVVWTILKQTMGIRVSGEEEMIGLDIGEHGMEAYTGFVKETDSFGGAVSSAAVSE; encoded by the coding sequence ATGTCTAATTCGATATTGTCTAAACTAAATGTGGGTGAGAGGAGTCCTGTTAATCGGACACATTCCTCGCGTGCTGGGGCAGAAGAATCCTCTCTTTTTCGCTTTGTACGTCGTAAAATTAATTCCCCTTGGCTAGCCTGTATTCCCCTTACCGCTCTGATTGTGGTGCTGTGGAACGCTGCGGCGATCGCCCAAGATGTGCAGATACTCGACATCACGGTGGTTAACGAAAATGTTGCTACCCTCCAGGGTTACCTGAACACCATCTGGATTTTGATAGCCGCCATTTTGGTTATCTTCATGAATGCTGGTTTCGGTATGTTGGAAACCGGCCTTTGTCGCCAAAAAAATGCCGTTAACATTCTGACCAAAAACCTGATCGTTTTTGCCCTGGCTACCTTAGCCTACTGGGCGCTCGGGTTTTCTTTTATGTTTGGTAGCACCGAAAATTCCTTCATCGGTTTTGGAGGATTTTTCCTGAGCGGCGACCACTCCAACTACGGTTTAGACCCCTTTCCTGGGGGCCTGCCGGTGACAGTGTTTTTCCTTTTCCAGGTTGCGTTCTCCGCCACCGCTGCCACCATTGTTTCCGGTGCTGTTGCTGAACGGATCAAATTTAACGAGTTTCTGATTTTCAGCGTTCTGCTAGTGGGCGTCGCCTACCCCATCACCGGTCACTGGACCTGGGGCGGAGGCTGGCTAAGCTCTATTTCCATCATGGGGGCAGAAGGCTTTTCCGATTTTGCCGGTTCTACAGTGGTGCACTCCGTTGGAGGCTGGGCTGCTCTGGTGGGGGCTTGGATGTTGGGTCCCCGGCTGGGCAAATTTGTTGATGGCCGACCCGGTGCTATTCCTGGCCACAACATGGGTTTTGCCATGCTCGGTTGCCTGATTCTCTGGATTGGCTGGTTTGGGTTTAACCCTGGTTCTGAATTGGCCGCTAATGAAAATTGCGCCTACATTGCCGTAACCACTAACCTCGCCGCCTCGGCTGGGGGAGTCACCGCCACCTTCACCTCTTGGATTAAGGATGGTAAACCCGATTTAACCATGGTAATTAACGGTGTATTGGCCGGTCTGGTGGGCATCACTGCCGGTTGTGCTGGGGTTTCTTTCTGGGGCGCCGTTATTATCGGCGGCATTGCCGGTATTTTGGTTGTTTACTCCGTTGCCTTCTTCGACAAAATTAAAATTGATGACCCTGTAGGTGCCATTTCCGTTCACTTGGTCAACGGTATGTGGGGCACCCTCGCAGTGGGCTTTTTTGCCAAAGAAGGTGGATTGCTTTATGGCGGCGGCATTGGTCAACTGATTATCCAAATCATTGGTATTGCTGCCACCGGTGCTTTCACCGTCATCTTCAGCTTTGTAGTCTGGACGATCCTGAAGCAAACCATGGGTATCCGAGTCTCCGGCGAAGAAGAAATGATTGGTTTGGACATCGGCGAACACGGCATGGAGGCCTACACTGGCTTTGTTAAAGAAACCGACTCCTTTGGGGGCGCTGTTTCCAGTGCCGCTGTGTCTGAATAG
- a CDS encoding diguanylate cyclase domain-containing protein encodes MSSYLVNETLAVVEQEIAQFLIDFPRDHPYVMALSLPSFRQQLKAKILSTIPNRYKVRTDEDLEFTSVHDYTGLIEEKLVIEESILRAMPAMIDDLRYRVHQEDSGEIIDQYTQINLPCLDKDWWVRVHTIIPCVTYYFGPFTDQKEASTAYPGYLEDLRAEKAIGIFADIKQDCPRNLTVVDSPADLKQDQRRLWKIYKKIYRQKSTLEKSYHNLLELLPGNYLIVDCNGKIQDSNQNACRLLKTDRESLRGKPFIYYAPQQQISLLENHLENIVKDQSEWQVPYCWSMQLQSLSSISISVDIQATQKRNDNGEINGFYWLLNDITSLANINDQLYYESHHDSLTCLPNRRSLALFLENLHQNVHVGGNYDDQVFALLMLDLNKFKSINDRFGHLFGDKVLQRVAEVLLECVREGDQVARLSGDEFIIVLKSTQSGDDAKKCADRIHRLFSRPLTVEGIQLLVSTSIGIVISNYDHFDYERLIDYADTAMYEAKRNGDLFVVFDDTQPSANGNSHLLSTKNLHLKDGI; translated from the coding sequence ATGTCCTCCTATCTTGTCAACGAAACTCTAGCGGTGGTGGAACAGGAGATTGCTCAGTTTCTGATAGACTTTCCCCGTGATCACCCCTATGTTATGGCCCTGTCACTGCCTTCTTTCCGCCAACAACTCAAAGCTAAGATTTTGAGTACAATTCCTAACCGTTACAAAGTTAGGACAGACGAAGATTTAGAATTTACTTCTGTCCATGACTACACCGGCCTAATTGAAGAAAAATTAGTCATTGAAGAAAGCATTCTTCGGGCAATGCCAGCCATGATTGATGACTTAAGATATCGTGTACATCAAGAAGATTCGGGGGAAATTATTGACCAATATACCCAAATAAATTTACCCTGTCTGGATAAGGATTGGTGGGTGAGGGTGCACACAATTATTCCCTGTGTAACCTATTACTTTGGCCCTTTTACTGATCAGAAAGAAGCTAGCACAGCTTATCCTGGTTATCTCGAAGATTTGAGGGCAGAAAAGGCCATCGGTATTTTCGCTGATATTAAACAGGACTGCCCCCGTAACTTAACCGTTGTTGACTCACCAGCGGATCTGAAACAGGATCAGCGACGATTATGGAAAATTTATAAAAAAATTTATCGACAAAAGTCAACTCTCGAAAAATCATACCACAATCTATTAGAATTGTTACCTGGAAATTACTTAATTGTTGATTGCAATGGAAAAATTCAAGATTCGAACCAAAATGCCTGTCGTTTACTTAAAACCGATAGAGAATCCCTAAGGGGAAAACCTTTTATTTACTATGCACCGCAACAACAAATTTCGTTACTCGAAAACCATCTGGAAAATATAGTTAAAGATCAAAGTGAATGGCAGGTGCCCTATTGTTGGTCAATGCAACTCCAATCCCTAAGTAGTATTTCCATCAGTGTGGATATTCAAGCCACTCAAAAAAGAAATGACAATGGTGAAATCAATGGTTTTTATTGGCTATTAAATGACATAACGTCCCTCGCAAACATTAACGACCAACTTTATTATGAATCTCACCATGACAGCCTGACTTGTTTACCTAACCGTCGTTCCCTGGCTCTTTTTTTAGAAAACCTACACCAGAATGTCCATGTGGGGGGGAACTATGACGACCAGGTGTTTGCACTGCTGATGCTGGACTTGAATAAATTTAAGAGCATTAATGATCGATTCGGGCATTTGTTTGGAGATAAAGTGCTACAACGGGTAGCAGAAGTCCTCCTGGAGTGTGTGCGAGAAGGTGACCAGGTTGCTCGACTGAGTGGAGATGAATTTATAATTGTGTTGAAGTCAACCCAGTCAGGTGACGATGCGAAAAAATGTGCAGACCGCATTCACCGATTATTCTCCCGTCCGTTAACGGTGGAGGGGATTCAATTACTTGTTAGCACTAGTATCGGTATTGTAATCAGCAATTACGATCACTTCGATTATGAGCGTTTAATCGATTATGCCGATACTGCCATGTATGAAGCCAAGCGCAACGGGGATCTATTTGTGGTTTTTGATGATACCCAGCCCTCAGCTAATGGCAATTCTCACCTGTTATCGACAAAGAATTTACACTTGAAAGACGGGATTTAA
- a CDS encoding Crp/Fnr family transcriptional regulator, translated as MTNNPPIKLNQLLGLLPVEVYKRLAPHLKKVVYKTGTVLYEPNEVMEFAYFPNTVMISVVSIMDDGSTTEIGLIGNEGMVGLPIILGGRQTTSQVIVQVPGEAWKLSARILLREFEQSPQLQKILLLYTQARLTQVSQSAACNRQHKIEERLARWLMSVHDCLQVDEIPLTQEFVANMLGVRRSGVTIAANSLQQSGMITYRRGRITLLDYDALKKTSCECYQLVQNEYIRLLGFRRG; from the coding sequence ATGACCAATAATCCCCCCATAAAATTAAATCAGTTATTAGGGCTCCTCCCCGTCGAAGTTTATAAACGTTTAGCGCCCCATCTCAAAAAAGTTGTCTACAAGACCGGCACAGTACTATACGAGCCCAATGAGGTGATGGAATTTGCCTATTTTCCCAATACAGTCATGATTTCCGTTGTTTCAATTATGGATGATGGCTCCACCACAGAAATTGGTTTAATTGGCAATGAAGGAATGGTGGGATTGCCCATTATTCTGGGGGGAAGACAAACCACAAGCCAGGTCATCGTTCAGGTGCCAGGGGAAGCTTGGAAACTAAGTGCCCGTATACTTTTACGCGAGTTTGAGCAGTCTCCCCAACTGCAGAAAATTTTGTTGCTCTATACCCAAGCCAGACTCACCCAGGTTTCCCAGAGTGCGGCCTGTAATCGTCAACATAAAATTGAAGAACGTCTGGCCCGCTGGTTAATGTCTGTCCATGACTGTCTTCAAGTGGACGAAATCCCCCTTACCCAAGAATTTGTCGCTAATATGCTCGGGGTCCGGCGATCGGGGGTAACCATTGCTGCCAACTCTCTACAACAGTCCGGCATGATCACTTATCGTCGGGGAAGAATAACTCTGTTAGACTACGATGCCCTTAAAAAAACTAGCTGTGAATGCTATCAATTAGTACAAAATGAATATATTCGTTTGCTTGGTTTTCGTCGGGGTTAA